The Cloacibacillus sp. genome has a window encoding:
- a CDS encoding glycosyl hydrolase family 18 protein — protein sequence MKNFARKAAGALAAAVLLSLLSAGLCAAADTDQTVELFYEHDGTRDLLGTAFYRADALWAPAQALRVMGAVLTDGPNNKGFYINVQDPAQAFDSPQLAQLAGQSLSLYFPSLSVSGISYFNVSGMSALTNLNFRRENGSVVFTEAKNPKGYDGPLREKPQPISGKLTMTWEYVSRDNPNLAASPKTPGLDVVSPTWFNLMDTNGGMANRASAAYTKAAHERGWRVWGLVSNSFNAAMTAGFLKNQRAQDLFIARLIVYSKIYDLDGINVDFEGFNETDRDAYTRFIAKLAQALRGEGLAVSVDVFVPANTKSSRSHNRAELSKYVDYVMLMAYDEHWRTSPRSGSVASLSWVTRAVEGALAEGVPAEKLVLGVPFYMRRWEETGSGSNLKVKSFTLTMAESESLAQRTGAALKWLEAAGQHYFAYAENGKTYKVWVENADSIGRKLDLVVKHGLAGMAGWRRGHEKPEVWNKISQMMGKI from the coding sequence ATGAAAAACTTTGCTCGAAAAGCGGCTGGCGCGCTGGCCGCGGCCGTGCTGCTTTCTCTGCTTTCCGCGGGCCTCTGCGCCGCCGCGGATACGGACCAGACGGTGGAACTCTTTTACGAACACGACGGAACGCGCGACCTTTTAGGCACGGCCTTCTACAGGGCCGACGCGCTGTGGGCGCCAGCTCAGGCCCTTCGCGTCATGGGAGCCGTCCTCACCGACGGCCCGAACAATAAAGGCTTTTACATCAACGTGCAGGATCCTGCGCAGGCCTTCGACAGCCCTCAACTGGCGCAGCTTGCGGGGCAGAGCCTGTCGCTCTACTTCCCATCGCTTTCTGTTTCCGGGATATCATATTTTAACGTCTCCGGCATGAGCGCTCTGACAAATCTCAATTTCAGACGCGAAAACGGCAGCGTCGTCTTCACGGAGGCCAAAAACCCAAAAGGATACGACGGACCTCTTCGAGAAAAACCACAGCCTATTTCTGGAAAGCTGACAATGACCTGGGAATATGTCTCGCGCGACAATCCAAACCTCGCCGCCTCTCCGAAGACGCCCGGGCTTGACGTCGTATCGCCCACATGGTTCAACCTTATGGATACGAACGGCGGCATGGCAAACCGCGCCTCCGCCGCATACACAAAAGCTGCGCACGAACGAGGCTGGCGCGTTTGGGGGCTCGTCTCAAACAGCTTCAACGCCGCAATGACCGCAGGCTTTCTTAAAAACCAGCGCGCTCAAGATCTCTTCATCGCGCGGCTTATCGTCTATTCAAAAATTTACGACCTAGACGGGATCAACGTAGACTTCGAGGGCTTCAACGAAACGGACCGCGACGCCTATACGCGCTTTATCGCAAAGCTGGCACAGGCGCTGCGCGGCGAAGGGCTTGCCGTTTCCGTTGATGTATTCGTCCCGGCCAACACAAAATCCTCGCGCAGCCATAACAGAGCGGAGCTTTCAAAATATGTAGACTACGTCATGCTGATGGCCTACGACGAGCACTGGCGCACAAGCCCGCGTTCCGGCTCCGTCGCGTCGCTTTCATGGGTGACGCGCGCCGTAGAAGGCGCGCTTGCGGAGGGCGTTCCTGCGGAGAAGCTTGTGCTGGGCGTTCCCTTTTACATGCGCCGCTGGGAAGAGACTGGCTCCGGCTCAAACCTCAAAGTAAAATCATTCACTCTGACCATGGCGGAGTCCGAGTCGCTCGCGCAGCGCACCGGCGCCGCGCTGAAGTGGCTTGAGGCCGCGGGGCAGCATTATTTTGCCTACGCAGAGAACGGAAAAACCTATAAAGTGTGGGTCGAAAACGCGGATTCAATAGGCCGCAAGCTTGACCTCGTGGTAAAACACGGCCTTGCCGGAATGGCGGGCTGGAGAAGAGGCCACGAAAAACCAGAGGTATGGAACAAAATATCCCAGATGATGGGCAAAATATAA